The following coding sequences lie in one Spirosoma sp. KUDC1026 genomic window:
- a CDS encoding mevalonate kinase: MLIETRAYARAGLFGNPSDGFYGKTIAISVRNFGASVTLYRSPELTIEPQQQDTNTFRSMHHLRDAVATLGYHGGVPLLKAAIKKFAEYCETEQIRLPNHNFSIRYSTSIPRQVGLSGSSAIIVATFRALMQFYNIEIPLPILPNLVLATEAEELGITAGLQDRVIQCYEGCVYMNFDRETMDRQGYGQYEPLDARLLPKLYIAYNTDLGKQSGRVHNDVRGRWLKGEPLVIDTMNAIADVARQGREALFQQDTDALNALVNRNYDLRTQIYAISDRNQSLIDTARACGASASFTGSGGSIIGLYRDDAMLNRLYVELKKINARVIKPYVV; the protein is encoded by the coding sequence TTGCTTATTGAAACTCGTGCCTACGCCCGGGCGGGCCTGTTTGGCAACCCGTCCGACGGCTTTTACGGCAAAACCATTGCAATCTCCGTTCGTAATTTTGGCGCGTCTGTCACGCTGTACAGATCGCCCGAACTGACCATTGAACCGCAGCAACAGGACACGAATACGTTCCGCAGCATGCACCACCTGCGCGACGCAGTGGCCACACTGGGATATCATGGTGGCGTACCGCTGCTGAAAGCGGCCATCAAGAAATTCGCCGAATACTGCGAAACCGAGCAGATCCGACTGCCTAATCACAATTTTTCGATCCGGTATAGTACGTCGATCCCCCGGCAGGTTGGCTTATCGGGCTCCAGCGCCATTATTGTGGCTACTTTCCGGGCGTTGATGCAGTTTTATAACATCGAGATTCCACTGCCAATATTACCGAATCTGGTGCTGGCCACCGAAGCCGAAGAACTGGGCATTACGGCGGGGCTGCAGGATCGGGTAATCCAGTGCTACGAAGGTTGCGTGTACATGAATTTCGACCGGGAAACGATGGACCGTCAGGGCTACGGGCAGTATGAACCACTTGATGCCCGGCTGCTGCCAAAGCTATATATCGCCTACAATACTGACCTGGGAAAACAGTCAGGGCGGGTGCACAACGACGTTCGGGGGCGCTGGCTCAAGGGCGAACCGTTGGTAATCGACACCATGAACGCTATTGCCGACGTGGCCCGGCAGGGGCGCGAAGCCCTGTTCCAGCAGGACACCGACGCGCTTAATGCACTGGTGAACCGAAACTACGACCTGCGCACCCAGATTTACGCCATCAGCGACCGAAACCAGAGCCTGATCGATACCGCGCGCGCTTGTGGCGCATCGGCTTCCTTTACCGGGTCGGGCGGGTCCATCATCGGCCTCTACCGCGACGACGCCATGCTGAACCGGCTCTACGTCGAACTCAAGAAAATCAACGCCCGCGTTATTAAGCCATACGTAGTTTAA
- a CDS encoding sialate O-acetylesterase, whose amino-acid sequence MRDCLLRLVLLLILAGFTTGSYAQIRVTSPVARMVFQRNQQNEASVAIAGQAPSGTSSINVRFVPLQAGQSAPTSWTSIPLLANSSTFRGQATVPAGWYRLDVQALSGTTITATTSVNRVGVGEVFVIAGQSNVYGGFEHVPAASDDRVSCVDFRQDTLADQLLPLRFSHVSDGSNIGPSQPPHLWGMLGDRLARRLNVPILFLGAALGGTSSTNWYVSAAGGPVASTDPLDQVYRQLGTTLRHYVARTGARAVLWHQGEKDTENGTSTQNYVNNLQYVIQKSRQQLGSGQLPWVMSRVSYIRGNTSPAVIAAQNQLISTVPAVFPGPATDSIVGLDNRPDNLHFLGQGLVKFTNTWDQALNQAFFANAIPVQPTGDPVLITDGYSVPLARRPGEAVLVSSVRNDSTESDNQYIAQLIHADNNAVVAESSPSLANPIPLVIPADLPAGQYRLRTRSTHPAIIGTPSEPFLISQSVPASSLPPVIPPPLTGGTADPGIYRIGYRFEPYSHGYFIMVQADGPMEVRMQRLDGQAVDSNWYVTPPRSEAPDYAEFADFNYVRFYQPLAFGVGGIPAGRYRLSVRRPGTSGEGIWIETTLLTGRNIVYYPMESVSNVPPVLDIQAVPSSTFCQSRQFEVAVSLSGGSLNTDNVYSVKLSDATGSFANETTIGSGTASPILATFPAGQTISSGYRIRVTASSPAIVSPAIALPVCGSGADLSLALRVSNRIVAVNQPVTFTLVLSNEGPLAAEGIVLQSRLPAGLDFVDALSPGISVTNRIITINAGALDSVKSLSFAFRAKATQVGGYMLTAQVTASNQSDPDSQPNSGTGDGQDDMAQIDIRTSTAGGTLSVSPNPNQTPLPTTQSNQPTPDPAQADLSLSIASDKLTLNLQEVATLTLTVRNRGGATASNVTVQALLPNGWQIANPAGLTIDGQTVTGTIGTITAGSTGVLTIPVRIGAAGTVLTQIATASPNDPDSTPGNGYDKGEDDEALLLIRVR is encoded by the coding sequence ATGCGAGACTGTCTACTGCGGTTAGTTCTGCTATTGATCCTGGCTGGGTTTACGACAGGGTCGTATGCACAGATACGGGTAACCAGTCCGGTTGCCCGCATGGTGTTTCAGCGTAATCAGCAGAATGAGGCCTCGGTTGCTATTGCCGGTCAGGCCCCATCGGGTACGTCGAGTATTAACGTTCGTTTTGTTCCGTTGCAGGCAGGACAGAGCGCTCCTACTTCGTGGACATCCATTCCGCTGCTGGCCAACTCATCTACCTTCCGGGGACAGGCTACCGTACCCGCGGGTTGGTACCGGCTTGATGTACAGGCTCTCTCCGGTACAACCATCACGGCAACAACGTCCGTTAATCGGGTTGGGGTTGGCGAGGTCTTTGTCATAGCGGGTCAGTCCAATGTGTACGGTGGTTTCGAACATGTTCCGGCAGCCAGCGACGACCGGGTATCCTGCGTTGATTTCCGGCAGGACACCCTCGCCGACCAGCTGTTACCCCTTCGGTTCAGCCACGTCAGCGATGGAAGTAATATTGGTCCCAGTCAGCCTCCTCATCTCTGGGGTATGCTGGGCGACCGTCTGGCCCGTCGTCTGAACGTTCCGATTCTTTTTCTGGGAGCTGCTCTAGGAGGCACCAGTAGTACAAACTGGTACGTTTCTGCTGCTGGCGGGCCGGTTGCCAGTACAGATCCCCTCGACCAGGTGTACCGGCAACTCGGTACAACCCTTCGTCACTACGTAGCCCGGACAGGCGCACGGGCCGTACTCTGGCACCAGGGTGAAAAAGATACCGAAAACGGTACGTCCACCCAGAATTACGTCAATAATCTACAGTATGTTATTCAGAAAAGCCGGCAGCAGCTGGGTTCGGGGCAGTTACCCTGGGTTATGTCGCGGGTGAGTTACATTCGGGGGAATACCAGCCCCGCCGTTATTGCCGCGCAGAATCAACTGATCAGCACGGTCCCCGCCGTGTTTCCCGGCCCGGCTACCGATAGCATTGTAGGGCTCGACAATCGACCTGACAACCTGCACTTCCTAGGACAGGGTCTGGTTAAATTTACGAATACCTGGGATCAGGCGCTGAATCAGGCTTTCTTCGCGAACGCCATTCCAGTCCAGCCAACCGGCGATCCCGTTCTCATTACTGATGGGTATTCGGTGCCACTGGCCCGTCGTCCGGGCGAAGCAGTACTGGTTTCTTCAGTGCGTAATGACTCGACCGAAAGCGACAATCAATACATCGCTCAGTTGATCCACGCCGACAACAATGCTGTTGTTGCAGAATCGTCACCGAGCCTGGCGAACCCGATTCCACTGGTAATTCCGGCCGACCTACCCGCCGGTCAGTACCGGCTCCGCACCCGCTCCACGCATCCGGCCATTATCGGTACACCAAGTGAACCTTTTCTGATCAGCCAGTCGGTACCTGCCTCTTCATTACCACCTGTCATCCCCCCGCCCCTCACCGGCGGGACAGCTGACCCGGGCATTTACCGGATTGGATACCGCTTTGAGCCGTACAGCCATGGCTATTTTATCATGGTACAGGCCGATGGCCCGATGGAGGTACGGATGCAGCGGCTCGATGGTCAGGCCGTCGACTCCAACTGGTACGTAACGCCCCCTCGTTCGGAAGCACCCGACTACGCTGAATTTGCTGATTTTAACTATGTCCGCTTCTATCAGCCGCTGGCCTTCGGCGTGGGAGGCATACCCGCCGGCCGGTACCGACTTTCGGTTCGACGGCCCGGTACGTCGGGGGAGGGTATCTGGATTGAGACAACCCTTTTGACCGGCCGTAACATTGTTTATTACCCGATGGAGTCGGTTAGTAACGTACCGCCGGTGCTCGATATTCAGGCGGTTCCCTCCTCGACGTTCTGCCAGAGCAGACAATTTGAGGTAGCCGTTTCCCTGTCGGGTGGCAGCCTGAATACCGATAATGTATATTCAGTTAAATTATCGGACGCGACGGGTTCCTTCGCCAATGAAACGACCATCGGCAGTGGTACTGCCAGCCCCATTCTAGCCACCTTTCCGGCGGGGCAGACGATCAGCAGTGGTTATCGTATCCGGGTAACAGCCAGCAGCCCTGCCATTGTTAGCCCTGCTATTGCCCTGCCCGTGTGTGGCAGTGGCGCCGATTTGTCGCTGGCCTTACGGGTGAGTAATCGAATTGTAGCCGTAAATCAACCCGTAACGTTCACGCTCGTTCTTAGCAACGAAGGTCCACTGGCAGCCGAGGGAATTGTTCTCCAAAGCCGATTACCGGCGGGTCTGGATTTTGTCGATGCTCTTTCACCGGGTATCAGCGTAACAAACCGGATCATTACTATTAATGCCGGTGCGCTAGACAGCGTCAAAAGTCTATCGTTCGCTTTTCGAGCAAAGGCTACTCAGGTTGGTGGTTACATGCTAACGGCACAGGTGACCGCCAGCAACCAGTCCGATCCGGATTCGCAGCCAAATTCCGGTACCGGTGACGGTCAGGATGATATGGCCCAGATCGATATTCGAACCAGCACCGCCGGGGGAACGCTATCGGTGTCGCCAAACCCGAATCAGACCCCGCTCCCGACCACTCAGTCAAATCAGCCCACGCCCGACCCGGCTCAGGCGGATCTGAGTCTGTCCATTGCCAGCGATAAATTAACCCTCAATTTGCAGGAAGTTGCTACGTTGACGCTTACCGTACGGAACCGGGGGGGTGCCACAGCCAGCAACGTTACGGTTCAGGCACTTCTTCCCAACGGCTGGCAGATCGCCAACCCGGCGGGTCTCACCATTGACGGACAAACCGTGACGGGTACCATCGGAACAATAACTGCGGGAAGCACCGGCGTATTGACGATTCCCGTACGCATTGGTGCTGCCGGAACGGTACTCACCCAGATTGCAACAGCCTCCCCCAATGACCCTGATTCCACGCCCGGCAATGGCTATGACAAGGGCGAGGACGACGAAGCTTTGTTACTAATTCGGGTACGGTAG
- a CDS encoding DUF11 domain-containing protein, with amino-acid sequence MYAGTGDRYNYLSGGGIWKTTNGGTTWSRLSSTTPSGSTPSVNRALEFIQRIVVNSSGQIFVATPYGVVKSTDGGNSWSYALAPGQLIGAGGKASDYYYDQVTDLEIGTDGILYAAFNPSRVFKSTDASGNAWQEITPPGGTGSERTELALAPSTSGTLQVLYAVSRAYNATNYTQDIRWFKKSTNGGATWSDVAVPTINSSSSGHFTWGIGSYALSLAVHPTDPNTVYAGGYTWCRSTNGGTSWSTALSTYAYHHRLYFQPGSNTSAAFCSIDGIRWSPDWGNNSVDYPNQSIRNNGYRAGEVGGVAMKTSPGSSFILANAQPQGIVQLTSAGLSSGQVISSSPISPNPNFLDLSFIDEDEPNLQLVSSSGTIYRIDNYTRTTVCSLNSYSSIIPIDYDSQANTLYTADYDYTINQTILRKSTNVATTPTNTTVSLGNLSGSSTFLKLSKDRSALFLGNSGKLYKITNLSQSTPTVTAIDNNAFPQYTSISSIDVGATDNELLVTLSNYGIQSVWYTSDGGTTWTGKDQSNYGLPDMPVRHALFNPQNRKQVFLATELGIWLTTDITAANPGWAFTSSGLGTYRVNQLRYRVSDGLLVAATSGRGIWSSDALAIPYTAPTIAISNISSTSLCAGSTFTVSFTQSGPAMGSSNKYEVWISSNTGSFYYKQRIGSGTISPVTATLPSGYNALPYSTDYRIKVIATDPELESEQSVKLAISDLTSAVVADRLGTNNSYSSTGSICAGSRATLHSIPRNPGFNNVSAEVFQWSLNDADISGATDSTFSAQQPGTYKVTLKQAGCSIVSGSYTLYNTSSPYSTVRSIAIDAPQCDDHLTTIYSDYIGETATYQWKRNGANISGATAYTLATNQTGGYSYQLTDGACSSVSWPKYLQFGKSLASTIRLSNYRDSVLCNNSLHYMSLDQVYAEQVRANLYTIQWYRDNVPVNGASQNYYTADKPGAYSVLLSQGNCQARSNTIVLSQGDRIPIAISYSYKNKAACAGETRTLYAEPAIGNFQWQRDGVDIAGATNNNYQAKLSGSYTVRITRNSCSSVSDPLSLTFSDALQPKVYFYESTPESCNGLNIYTENSSSPSGFTYQWFKDGVAVNGITGSPSTDFSFYARQSGLYSVRVTNGACTGKSRDIYVRVDRLAKPTVSIDYISKNGCSNNSLRLYLSGGIISGSVQWKRNGVTIAGATSTYYYATESGSYSAMLTYSGCTSESDPVQITIGEPTTARLAGNVLVSAGKSAQLPVAFTGVAPWSFTLSNGQSVQNTYQNPYMLAVTPASTTTYSLASVSNGCGTGLVSGSSTVSVANGSADLALNMMVNNRTPNVGDVVTYSLMLTNEGQNDATGVQVASRLPTGLTFVDALSPGVMFGDGTVRADAGTVIANGTTRIQFRARVTQPGTFATAAQVTACQTPDSDSQPNSGTGDGEDDAASVDLRTASQSGPLLASANPEQVALPKLAGNQPVADANSADLSLTMSTNVLSPKVGDVITVTLQVSNRGGSSASSIEVQTQLPDSW; translated from the coding sequence ATGTACGCTGGTACTGGTGATCGGTACAACTACCTATCTGGAGGTGGTATCTGGAAAACCACCAATGGAGGAACAACCTGGAGCAGACTAAGCAGCACTACTCCCAGTGGGAGTACGCCTTCGGTTAACCGGGCATTGGAATTTATTCAGCGCATTGTCGTCAATAGCAGTGGTCAGATTTTCGTCGCTACGCCGTATGGTGTCGTCAAGTCGACCGACGGAGGTAATAGCTGGAGCTATGCATTAGCCCCAGGACAGCTTATCGGTGCAGGTGGAAAGGCGTCAGATTACTATTACGATCAGGTAACGGATCTGGAAATTGGCACGGACGGCATTCTCTACGCAGCCTTTAACCCATCCCGAGTGTTTAAGTCCACTGATGCCTCGGGTAACGCCTGGCAAGAAATTACACCGCCGGGGGGAACTGGCAGCGAACGTACTGAACTGGCGCTGGCCCCCTCGACCAGCGGCACGTTGCAGGTGCTTTATGCTGTATCGAGAGCCTACAACGCGACGAACTATACACAGGACATTCGCTGGTTCAAGAAAAGCACCAACGGGGGAGCAACATGGAGCGACGTGGCTGTTCCGACAATAAATAGCTCGTCTTCAGGCCATTTTACATGGGGAATTGGCTCTTATGCACTAAGTCTGGCAGTCCACCCGACAGATCCCAATACGGTCTATGCCGGTGGTTATACCTGGTGTCGATCAACCAACGGGGGAACATCCTGGAGCACAGCCTTAAGCACGTATGCTTACCATCATAGACTCTATTTTCAACCGGGCAGTAACACCAGCGCAGCATTTTGCAGTATCGATGGTATTCGCTGGTCGCCGGACTGGGGTAATAATTCAGTAGACTATCCCAACCAGTCAATCCGGAATAATGGCTACCGGGCCGGTGAAGTAGGTGGCGTAGCGATGAAGACATCACCAGGTAGTTCATTCATACTGGCTAATGCTCAGCCTCAGGGCATTGTTCAACTTACATCGGCAGGCTTGTCATCCGGGCAGGTCATCTCCTCCAGTCCTATATCCCCAAATCCGAATTTCTTAGACCTGTCATTCATTGACGAAGACGAGCCTAATTTACAATTAGTCAGTTCTTCAGGTACGATTTACCGGATTGACAACTACACTCGAACTACAGTCTGCAGTCTAAATTCGTACAGTTCTATCATACCAATAGATTACGACAGCCAGGCAAACACCCTGTATACCGCCGATTATGATTATACCATCAATCAGACGATTCTTCGTAAGTCGACAAACGTAGCAACGACACCTACGAATACTACCGTATCGTTGGGAAACCTCTCTGGCTCGTCAACTTTCCTAAAGCTGAGTAAGGACCGAAGCGCTTTGTTTCTAGGAAACTCTGGTAAACTATACAAGATAACCAATCTGAGTCAATCGACGCCAACGGTCACTGCCATTGACAACAACGCGTTCCCGCAGTACACATCGATTTCCTCGATCGACGTTGGTGCTACGGATAACGAACTACTCGTTACATTGTCAAACTACGGTATTCAATCAGTCTGGTATACCAGCGATGGCGGAACAACCTGGACGGGAAAAGATCAGTCGAACTACGGCCTCCCTGATATGCCGGTCCGGCACGCGCTGTTCAACCCGCAAAACCGCAAACAGGTGTTTCTGGCTACCGAACTGGGTATCTGGTTGACTACGGATATCACCGCTGCTAATCCCGGCTGGGCCTTCACCAGCAGCGGTCTTGGTACGTACCGGGTTAATCAGTTACGCTACCGCGTTTCAGATGGGCTTCTGGTTGCCGCTACCAGCGGGAGAGGCATCTGGTCTTCCGATGCGCTGGCGATACCCTATACGGCACCAACCATCGCGATATCGAACATTTCCAGTACATCATTGTGCGCGGGTAGCACTTTCACCGTGTCGTTCACGCAGTCAGGCCCGGCTATGGGAAGTAGCAACAAATACGAGGTCTGGATTTCTAGTAATACTGGCTCATTCTATTATAAGCAACGTATCGGCAGCGGTACAATTAGTCCCGTCACGGCGACGCTACCGAGCGGCTATAACGCACTGCCATACAGCACCGACTACCGCATCAAGGTTATTGCGACTGATCCAGAACTGGAAAGCGAACAAAGCGTTAAGCTGGCGATCAGCGATCTAACAAGTGCTGTGGTCGCCGACCGTTTGGGAACTAACAATAGCTATAGTTCAACTGGTAGTATATGTGCTGGTAGTCGTGCGACACTACATTCAATCCCCCGCAACCCAGGATTTAACAACGTATCAGCGGAAGTTTTTCAATGGTCATTAAATGATGCTGACATTTCGGGGGCTACCGACTCCACATTCTCTGCGCAACAGCCGGGCACGTACAAAGTGACCTTGAAGCAGGCTGGCTGCTCGATTGTTAGTGGTAGTTACACACTATACAATACAAGCTCGCCTTATTCAACTGTACGATCGATAGCTATAGACGCCCCGCAATGCGATGACCATCTAACCACCATTTATTCGGATTATATTGGAGAAACGGCTACTTATCAATGGAAACGTAACGGAGCAAATATTTCGGGGGCTACTGCATACACATTAGCCACTAATCAGACTGGTGGATATTCGTATCAACTTACAGATGGTGCCTGCTCAAGCGTTTCCTGGCCAAAATATTTGCAGTTTGGTAAATCCCTGGCATCCACTATCAGACTTAGTAATTATAGAGATTCGGTCCTTTGTAATAACTCGCTGCACTACATGTCCCTTGATCAGGTCTATGCCGAACAAGTACGGGCTAACCTGTATACCATTCAATGGTACCGCGACAATGTTCCAGTGAATGGAGCATCTCAAAACTACTATACGGCTGATAAACCAGGCGCCTATTCTGTTCTCTTAAGTCAGGGCAACTGCCAAGCTCGCAGTAATACTATCGTTTTAAGCCAGGGCGATCGAATTCCTATTGCAATCAGTTACTCATACAAAAACAAAGCGGCCTGTGCGGGCGAAACCCGCACTTTATACGCAGAGCCAGCTATTGGAAATTTTCAATGGCAGCGCGACGGCGTTGACATTGCGGGAGCAACAAACAATAACTACCAGGCAAAACTGTCTGGCAGTTACACAGTGCGTATAACCCGGAACAGCTGTTCATCGGTATCAGACCCATTATCGCTTACGTTTAGTGATGCCCTTCAACCAAAAGTTTACTTTTATGAATCAACTCCCGAAAGTTGTAACGGTCTAAACATTTACACGGAGAACAGCAGTTCTCCTAGTGGCTTTACATACCAATGGTTTAAAGATGGAGTTGCCGTTAATGGTATTACCGGAAGCCCTAGTACCGACTTTAGTTTTTATGCCCGACAATCGGGTCTCTATTCAGTACGCGTAACCAACGGAGCCTGTACAGGCAAATCCAGAGACATCTATGTCCGAGTGGATCGGTTAGCCAAGCCAACTGTTTCTATTGATTATATTAGCAAGAATGGCTGTTCTAACAACAGTCTACGACTATATCTGTCTGGCGGCATTATCTCAGGCAGTGTGCAATGGAAACGAAATGGAGTTACCATTGCCGGAGCAACGTCGACTTACTATTATGCTACAGAAAGTGGAAGCTATTCGGCTATGCTTACGTATTCTGGCTGTACATCCGAATCTGACCCAGTTCAAATTACTATCGGCGAACCCACCACTGCCCGACTAGCCGGTAACGTCCTCGTCAGCGCGGGAAAATCAGCCCAGTTACCCGTTGCGTTTACCGGCGTAGCGCCGTGGTCATTTACGCTGTCGAACGGCCAATCGGTGCAGAACACGTATCAGAATCCGTATATGCTGGCCGTGACGCCAGCCAGCACCACGACTTATAGCCTGGCATCGGTTTCCAATGGCTGCGGGACTGGTTTGGTGTCGGGTTCGTCGACGGTGTCGGTGGCCAATGGCAGTGCCGATCTGGCACTTAACATGATGGTCAACAACCGGACGCCCAACGTCGGCGATGTAGTAACGTATTCGCTGATGCTGACCAACGAAGGCCAGAACGATGCTACGGGGGTTCAGGTCGCCAGCCGACTGCCAACAGGGCTCACTTTTGTGGATGCGCTATCACCCGGCGTTATGTTCGGCGACGGCACGGTGCGGGCCGATGCCGGAACAGTGATTGCAAACGGCACGACCAGAATTCAATTCCGGGCTCGGGTGACGCAGCCGGGTACGTTCGCGACGGCCGCGCAGGTCACCGCCTGCCAGACGCCCGATTCAGATTCGCAACCCAACTCCGGCACGGGCGATGGCGAAGATGATGCCGCTTCGGTCGACCTCCGTACAGCCAGCCAGTCGGGGCCACTACTGGCATCGGCCAACCCAGAGCAGGTAGCTCTTCCCAAACTAGCCGGCAATCAGCCCGTTGCCGACGCTAACTCCGCCGATCTCAGTCTCACGATGAGCACGAACGTTCTCTCCCCGAAGGTAGGCGATGTGATCACCGTTACGCTCCAGGTTAGCAACCGGGGTGGTTCATCGGCTTCGTCGATCGAGGTGCAGACGCAGTTGCCTGATAGTTGGTAG
- a CDS encoding PD-(D/E)XK nuclease-like domain-containing protein encodes MLSSSHFPDDMYRALPRISNSDLTRLKEEHLGYGGSLPVVQQRTERAKVFGRTFHQHLLEPERVGTILQQLLPDMLPGPDLLAPAQSKQLATLMETIRQDTFCRRYLRLSERERVVLSTDPATGLACKARMDMLYTSPKRKNALIIDIKTTSARTQAQFLDSCYTYDYDRQAAFYLDSLRNADNKEWADTRQFRFVFVGIMKQSPYRLFAVDATSIPGFVDYGRKKYRFWLRKWREEMQPAPMPTVATGLRLMA; translated from the coding sequence ATGCTCTCATCCTCCCATTTTCCCGATGATATGTATCGGGCGTTACCACGTATTTCAAACTCGGACCTGACCCGGCTCAAGGAAGAACACCTGGGCTACGGTGGTAGTCTGCCGGTGGTTCAGCAGCGAACGGAACGGGCTAAAGTTTTCGGCCGTACATTCCACCAGCATTTGCTCGAACCCGAACGTGTTGGTACGATTCTTCAGCAATTGTTACCGGATATGTTGCCCGGACCCGATTTGCTGGCACCGGCTCAGAGTAAACAACTCGCGACGCTGATGGAAACAATCCGGCAGGACACGTTCTGCCGGCGCTACCTGCGGTTATCGGAACGCGAGCGGGTAGTTTTATCAACTGATCCGGCAACGGGTCTGGCCTGTAAAGCCCGGATGGATATGCTCTACACCAGCCCTAAACGTAAGAACGCGCTGATTATCGACATAAAAACGACCTCAGCGCGAACACAAGCTCAGTTTCTGGATTCCTGCTACACGTATGACTACGACCGGCAGGCTGCTTTTTACCTGGACAGCCTACGTAACGCGGATAACAAGGAATGGGCCGATACAAGGCAGTTCCGGTTTGTGTTCGTGGGCATCATGAAACAAAGCCCTTATCGGCTGTTTGCGGTAGACGCTACGTCGATTCCGGGTTTTGTCGACTATGGGCGTAAGAAATACCGCTTCTGGCTGCGCAAATGGCGTGAAGAAATGCAACCAGCGCCAATGCCAACCGTTGCTACCGGGCTTCGACTAATGGCCTGA
- the galU gene encoding UTP--glucose-1-phosphate uridylyltransferase GalU, with protein MIKKAVIPAAGLGTRFLPATKAQPKEMLPIIDRPTIQYVVQEAVDSGIEDILIITGKGKRTIEDHFDRNFELETRLEEKEDQLLLDEMRRLSDMANLHYVRQRELNGLGDAIRYARHHVGNEPFAVLLGDTIMDSVIPVTQQLIDTYQQYGCSVIAVEEVPQDKVNRYGIVGGKSLSDRIMELTTLVEKPAVAEAPSNLAIAGRYILTPEIFSMLEQTPMGKNNEIQLTDAMLLLLKRENLYAHRIEGKRHDIGNKLDFLKTTVEFALKRPEFADKFRTFLEEILRNG; from the coding sequence ATGATCAAGAAAGCCGTTATTCCTGCTGCCGGGCTTGGTACCCGGTTTCTGCCTGCTACCAAGGCGCAGCCCAAAGAGATGCTGCCGATCATCGACCGACCCACGATTCAGTATGTCGTGCAGGAAGCCGTTGATTCGGGCATTGAAGATATTCTGATCATTACCGGTAAGGGTAAACGCACCATCGAAGACCATTTCGACCGGAACTTCGAGCTGGAAACCCGGCTGGAAGAAAAAGAAGATCAACTCCTGCTGGACGAGATGCGTCGGCTATCAGACATGGCGAATCTGCACTACGTTCGTCAGCGTGAGCTCAACGGCCTGGGCGATGCCATCCGCTACGCCCGCCACCATGTAGGAAACGAACCCTTCGCCGTGTTGCTAGGTGATACGATCATGGACTCGGTCATTCCCGTAACGCAGCAACTGATCGATACGTATCAGCAATACGGCTGCTCGGTCATTGCCGTCGAGGAAGTACCGCAGGATAAGGTAAACCGCTACGGCATTGTGGGCGGCAAATCGCTGAGCGACCGGATTATGGAGCTTACTACCCTGGTTGAAAAGCCAGCCGTAGCCGAAGCACCGTCCAATCTGGCCATTGCCGGACGGTACATCCTGACGCCTGAAATCTTCTCTATGCTTGAGCAGACGCCCATGGGTAAGAACAACGAGATTCAGCTGACGGACGCCATGCTGTTGCTGCTCAAACGCGAAAACCTTTACGCGCATCGTATCGAAGGCAAGCGACACGACATCGGCAACAAGCTCGACTTCCTGAAAACGACGGTCGAGTTTGCGCTCAAGCGTCCTGAATTCGCCGACAAGTTCCGGACCTTTCTGGAAGAAATACTACGTAACGGATAA
- a CDS encoding helix-turn-helix transcriptional regulator: protein MIEDRLQQLIDALNISVLEFARQLGERRGEKVYHILHGRLKPRYDTLEKILVVYPQVNGDWLLRGEGLMFKTLNSPSAAITTEERLQNMEFLLFQLTQRMELLQQTNDQLLAELAAMREAGPR, encoded by the coding sequence ATGATCGAAGACCGGCTTCAGCAACTTATCGACGCGCTTAACATCAGCGTACTTGAATTTGCCCGTCAGCTCGGCGAGCGTCGGGGAGAAAAAGTATATCATATTCTGCATGGGCGGCTAAAGCCGCGGTATGATACGCTCGAGAAAATTCTGGTGGTGTATCCGCAGGTCAATGGCGACTGGCTGCTGCGGGGTGAAGGACTGATGTTCAAAACGCTGAACTCCCCCTCGGCGGCCATTACAACAGAGGAGCGGTTGCAGAATATGGAGTTTCTGCTGTTCCAGCTGACCCAGCGCATGGAACTGCTGCAGCAGACCAACGATCAGTTGCTGGCCGAACTCGCAGCCATGCGCGAAGCAGGTCCACGTTGA